Proteins found in one Candidatus Bathyarchaeota archaeon genomic segment:
- a CDS encoding glutamate-5-semialdehyde dehydrogenase, with product MLEICKKAKVASFEMAKLTTEAKNVALCRMANALEANVEKILAANKLDVEAAKARGLKASLLDRLSLDQKKIQNMAKELREVSALPDPIGSILSTWTRENGLIISQVRVPMGVVGVIYESRPNVTSDSAGICIKSGNAVILRGGSDALNSNVAIGEVLRDALSGTNVPVDAIQIVNSPDRKVAEEMMGMRRYIDVLVPRGGADLIKTVVEKSRIPVIETGTGNCHIYVEEDADLEKATPIVINAKVQRPGVCNAAEKLIVHRKIAGKYLPVIIAELRKNGVEVRGDEETRKIVSDVKAATEEDWYTEYLDLIIGVKVVNSLDEAIAHINKYGTHHSDSIVTSDFDKAMKFLKEVDSAAVYWNASTRFTDGNQFGLGAEIGISTQKLHARGPMSVQHLTTTKYVVLGSGQIRK from the coding sequence ATGCTTGAAATATGCAAAAAAGCAAAAGTTGCTTCGTTTGAAATGGCAAAGCTCACAACAGAAGCAAAAAACGTTGCGCTCTGCAGAATGGCAAATGCTCTAGAAGCCAATGTAGAGAAAATTTTAGCCGCAAACAAGCTGGACGTGGAAGCCGCAAAAGCCAGAGGTCTTAAGGCATCGTTACTTGACCGTTTGTCACTGGATCAAAAGAAAATTCAAAATATGGCGAAAGAGCTCAGGGAAGTTTCTGCTTTGCCTGATCCTATTGGCTCAATTTTGAGTACTTGGACAAGAGAGAACGGTTTGATAATCAGTCAAGTGCGTGTGCCCATGGGTGTAGTTGGCGTAATTTACGAATCGCGTCCTAATGTTACTTCTGATTCTGCGGGAATCTGCATCAAATCAGGGAACGCTGTGATTTTGCGCGGTGGTTCTGACGCGTTGAATTCTAACGTTGCCATCGGGGAGGTTTTACGGGATGCACTATCGGGGACAAACGTGCCTGTTGATGCCATACAGATTGTTAATTCTCCTGACCGCAAAGTTGCAGAGGAGATGATGGGCATGCGGCGATACATCGATGTTCTTGTTCCTCGCGGAGGAGCTGACTTAATAAAAACAGTCGTTGAGAAATCGCGCATCCCAGTCATCGAGACAGGAACTGGTAACTGCCATATTTACGTTGAGGAAGATGCTGATTTAGAGAAGGCAACTCCGATTGTTATTAACGCTAAAGTTCAGCGTCCTGGAGTCTGCAATGCCGCAGAAAAGCTGATTGTGCACCGTAAAATTGCTGGTAAGTACTTGCCTGTTATTATTGCTGAGTTGCGCAAGAACGGCGTGGAAGTTCGAGGCGATGAGGAAACACGCAAAATCGTGTCTGACGTGAAAGCGGCAACTGAAGAGGATTGGTACACTGAATACTTGGACCTAATAATAGGCGTTAAAGTCGTCAATAGCTTGGACGAAGCAATAGCGCATATCAACAAGTATGGTACGCATCATTCAGACAGCATTGTCACAAGCGACTTTGATAAAGCCATGAAGTTCCTAAAAGAGGTTGATTCAGCTGCAGTTTACTGGAATGCATCCACGCGGTTTACGGATGGGAACCAGTTTGGTTTAGGCGCAGAAATCGGCATCAGCACGCAGAAGCTTCATGCAAGAGGACCCATGAGTGTTCAGCACTTGACAACGACGAAGTATGTTGTTTTGGGCAGTGGACAAATTAGGAAATAG
- a CDS encoding NADH-quinone oxidoreductase subunit N: MVEVQIIDAVLPIIALVISAILTIPAFKVIRKAKHQTALTLGWFIAVFTAAGLAVTNLVITYYSTSPPPVVNLSLTNSALSVFSSALMIDAISIYMTVIIIALSAVITLYTVLFVNSSARPSERYFAIMLLLTASLMGAVLSGDLLTLFIFWEAAAAGAGFMMLYKKSALTLNSTLKYLVMIIIASAFVVFGLSLVYGITGSLNFVAVQQALMTLSDKTLLVIAFIFIATGYAIESAIVPFHFWLPDAYTAAPSTSAAFLSALVDQGSYYILIRVLVFIITPTGALNWTFMLAIMAALTMIVGNLFALIQDNVKRLIANICVADVGYNLVAITSFTSLGIIGNMYFFLIGGITTALAFMVVGIINRHGFHTLEDFSGLGWKMPMVCLALVMAGMSFAGVPPFGGFLAKYLVFTAAIEANLSWLAVIGVLTSVLQTAYIFRLVNYMYAKKPKDETKIKEPKRLLVPIFMLVAAIIVLGLYPDIVFHLVDPVVDQLPFITLTL, translated from the coding sequence TAAAGTAATTAGAAAAGCTAAGCATCAAACTGCCTTGACATTGGGCTGGTTCATTGCGGTTTTTACCGCTGCTGGTTTAGCTGTAACCAACTTGGTGATAACGTACTATAGTACTTCTCCGCCTCCTGTTGTAAATTTATCGTTGACTAATAGTGCGCTTTCAGTTTTCTCGAGTGCGCTTATGATTGACGCAATTTCTATTTACATGACAGTAATCATAATTGCACTAAGCGCCGTCATCACGCTCTACACCGTATTGTTTGTTAATTCAAGTGCTCGACCATCTGAGCGGTATTTCGCGATTATGCTTCTGCTCACTGCCTCTTTAATGGGCGCTGTCCTCTCAGGCGATTTGCTAACGCTCTTCATTTTCTGGGAAGCTGCCGCTGCAGGCGCAGGATTTATGATGCTCTACAAAAAGAGCGCGCTAACATTGAACTCCACCTTAAAATATTTAGTTATGATAATAATCGCTTCTGCCTTCGTGGTTTTCGGGCTTTCACTTGTTTATGGCATAACGGGCAGTCTTAACTTTGTGGCTGTACAGCAAGCACTGATGACTTTAAGTGATAAAACCCTCCTAGTCATTGCTTTCATATTCATTGCCACTGGCTACGCAATAGAGTCAGCAATCGTACCCTTCCACTTCTGGCTTCCTGACGCTTACACTGCTGCGCCATCAACATCCGCCGCCTTTCTCTCAGCACTTGTTGACCAAGGTAGCTACTACATCTTGATTCGAGTGCTCGTGTTTATTATAACGCCTACTGGAGCGTTGAACTGGACTTTCATGCTAGCCATAATGGCTGCACTGACCATGATTGTTGGCAACCTGTTTGCTCTAATTCAGGACAACGTGAAACGGTTAATTGCTAACATATGTGTCGCTGATGTCGGCTACAACTTGGTGGCAATCACAAGTTTCACTTCGCTGGGCATCATTGGTAATATGTACTTCTTCCTTATTGGAGGCATAACTACAGCGCTTGCGTTCATGGTAGTAGGCATCATTAACAGGCATGGGTTCCACACGCTTGAAGACTTCTCAGGGTTAGGCTGGAAAATGCCAATGGTCTGCTTAGCTTTAGTGATGGCTGGGATGTCGTTTGCTGGCGTTCCGCCCTTTGGAGGGTTCTTGGCTAAGTACTTAGTATTCACAGCAGCCATCGAGGCTAACCTGAGTTGGCTGGCAGTCATAGGTGTTTTAACAAGTGTATTGCAAACTGCGTACATATTTAGACTCGTCAATTACATGTATGCAAAAAAACCAAAAGATGAAACAAAAATTAAAGAGCCCAAACGGTTGCTTGTGCCAATCTTCATGCTGGTTGCCGCAATCATAGTGTTAGGCTTGTACCCAGACATCGTCTTCCATCTAGTAGATCCGGTAGTAGACCAGTTGCCCTTCATTACACTAACACTCTAA
- the proB gene encoding glutamate 5-kinase: protein MPQRLVVVKVGTSGITTSDGKLDEREMIKLTSQIATATKQGDKIVLVTSGAVAAGIAELGIPPKPKDVAFQQAAAATGQSVLMAKYRELFKKHDLKVAQILLTAEDLSNRASYVHTCDVLGLLLKIGVVPIINENDVTSVDELMRTEGYKVNFSDNDILSVLVAGALCADLVIILSDVDGLYTADPSQVGAKLIKTVDEITAELKTSLNGKSKLGRGGIQSKIKAAEIATSCGIPVVIANSRRENVVLDILAGKDVGTYFKPQSRMPAVKRWIAYGAAVKGTIQVNEGAKKAILKGSSLLPVGVTKVKGIFDVGDVVSLEDENNIEFARGNPNYNSTQLNLIKGLKVSDVKKKLGSDKPKEVIEHRNIHLIGEEKNDA from the coding sequence ATGCCTCAAAGATTAGTAGTCGTAAAGGTTGGAACAAGCGGCATAACCACAAGTGATGGGAAACTAGACGAGCGTGAAATGATAAAGCTGACTAGCCAAATCGCCACAGCCACCAAACAAGGCGACAAAATTGTTCTTGTAACTTCAGGCGCAGTGGCAGCAGGCATAGCAGAGTTGGGAATTCCCCCTAAACCCAAAGACGTAGCTTTCCAGCAAGCAGCCGCAGCGACTGGACAGAGCGTTCTCATGGCAAAATACCGAGAACTCTTCAAAAAACATGACTTAAAAGTTGCCCAAATTCTACTTACAGCTGAGGACCTTTCAAACAGAGCATCCTACGTGCATACCTGTGACGTGTTGGGCTTGCTTCTAAAAATTGGTGTTGTTCCAATAATTAACGAGAATGACGTGACATCCGTTGATGAACTCATGCGAACTGAAGGTTACAAGGTTAATTTCAGCGATAACGACATCTTATCAGTTCTGGTTGCTGGAGCACTCTGCGCCGACTTAGTCATTATACTTTCTGATGTGGATGGGCTCTACACTGCTGACCCTTCTCAAGTTGGTGCAAAACTGATAAAAACAGTCGATGAAATTACTGCTGAACTCAAAACTTCGCTTAACGGCAAAAGCAAGCTTGGCAGAGGAGGCATTCAAAGCAAAATTAAAGCAGCGGAAATCGCAACTTCCTGCGGCATTCCCGTGGTTATAGCTAACAGTAGACGGGAAAATGTTGTTTTGGACATTTTAGCTGGGAAAGACGTGGGGACTTACTTTAAGCCTCAGAGTCGTATGCCTGCAGTTAAGCGTTGGATAGCTTATGGTGCAGCAGTAAAAGGCACAATTCAGGTTAACGAAGGCGCGAAAAAAGCGATTTTAAAAGGCTCAAGCCTTTTGCCTGTAGGGGTCACAAAGGTTAAAGGCATTTTTGATGTTGGAGACGTCGTTAGCCTTGAAGACGAGAACAACATTGAGTTTGCTAGGGGTAACCCCAATTACAACAGTACCCAGTTGAATCTGATTAAAGGGTTAAAAGTCTCTGATGTTAAGAAAAAGTTAGGTTCCGATAAGCCTAAAGAAGTCATCGAACATAGAAACATACACTTAATTGGGGAAGAAAAAAATGATGCTTGA
- a CDS encoding mRNA surveillance protein pelota, with amino-acid sequence MKIIEKNLRQGFLKVVPDSPDDLWHLYNVVYKGDEVYAYSSRAVKNDTEASRPKSAERVSAFMGVKVESVSWDKFLGKLRVHGLICHAPDIMPTGAHHTLNISLHQPMTIVKKEWPKHLLDRLVKASETEKPLLIISIDDEGFAIAETKQYGYETRVEQRMRLPGKKEADKRVEATKAYFKLALNSLNKLWAQNHNPIVIIGAGYVKNDFVSYLGDESKEMSKSVVDVKSVNNGGTAGIDEALRSGVLLKAAHQLRIVEETETMEEVMKRLGKGEGTVTYGLDAVENAIMLGAVEKLIVADTTLREADETQRLKLEELMRQVEKRNAAITVVSTEHEAGSKLLSLGGIAALLRFPQYRDTAS; translated from the coding sequence TTGAAAATAATAGAAAAAAATCTGAGGCAAGGCTTCCTTAAGGTTGTGCCTGATTCGCCTGATGACCTCTGGCACCTATACAATGTTGTATACAAGGGCGATGAGGTTTACGCTTACAGTTCCCGAGCCGTAAAAAACGATACGGAAGCGTCACGCCCCAAAAGCGCTGAACGCGTTTCAGCATTCATGGGCGTAAAAGTGGAATCCGTTAGCTGGGACAAGTTCCTTGGCAAACTTCGTGTTCACGGGCTGATTTGTCATGCGCCAGACATAATGCCCACTGGTGCTCATCATACACTAAACATTTCGTTGCATCAGCCCATGACAATAGTGAAGAAAGAGTGGCCAAAACACCTGCTTGATCGCCTCGTAAAAGCAAGCGAAACCGAAAAACCGTTGCTGATAATCTCTATTGACGATGAAGGGTTTGCTATAGCTGAAACTAAGCAGTACGGCTATGAAACAAGAGTTGAGCAGCGCATGCGGTTGCCAGGCAAAAAGGAAGCTGATAAACGTGTCGAAGCTACTAAAGCATATTTCAAGCTTGCACTAAATAGCCTAAACAAATTGTGGGCTCAAAATCACAATCCTATCGTTATAATTGGCGCTGGCTACGTAAAAAACGACTTTGTAAGCTATCTTGGTGACGAGTCAAAAGAGATGTCAAAATCTGTTGTTGATGTTAAAAGCGTTAACAACGGTGGCACAGCAGGAATTGATGAAGCTTTACGTTCAGGCGTTTTATTAAAGGCAGCGCATCAACTGCGCATTGTTGAAGAAACAGAAACAATGGAAGAAGTCATGAAACGGCTAGGCAAGGGCGAAGGCACTGTTACTTATGGGTTGGATGCAGTAGAAAACGCCATCATGCTGGGCGCAGTGGAAAAGCTCATTGTTGCAGACACAACGCTCCGCGAGGCAGATGAAACACAACGCCTCAAACTTGAGGAGCTAATGCGTCAAGTAGAAAAACGTAATGCCGCTATAACTGTTGTAAGCACTGAACATGAAGCAGGTTCAAAACTTCTCTCACTGGGCGGAATTGCTGCGCTCTTACGTTTTCCTCAATACAGAGATACAGCGTCTTAA